A section of the Acropora muricata isolate sample 2 chromosome 4, ASM3666990v1, whole genome shotgun sequence genome encodes:
- the LOC136915663 gene encoding COP9 signalosome complex subunit 4-like gives MAAQMKQMLNSPSNTGGSHKDITGKYREILEKVFKFQEPSLSEALKVFIEAVVHESVSLVVSRQVLTELCSYIPNMESMSAKNVSHFILDKLQPRAISFEEQVATIRKHLAKMYEDCQQWREAARVLTGIPLETGQRQYSVDYKLETYLKIAQLYLEDEDPVQAEAYINRASLLQTDTKTERLQILYKVCYARVLDYRRKFIEAAQRYIDLSYRTAIHEEERMTALKHALICTMLASAGQQRSRMLANLFKDERCQHLPAYGILEKMYLDRIIRGPELLEFANMLMPHQKATTADGSSILDRAVIEHNLLSASKLYNNITFEELGALLEIPPQKAERIASQMISEGRMSGSIDQIDGVVHFETQEILPSWDKQVQNLCFQVNNVIEKIETYAPEWVAKYTESQMSS, from the exons ATGGCGGCACAAATGAAACAAATGTTAAACTCTCCGTCCAACACTGGAGGCTCGCACAAGGATATCACAGGAAAATATCGCGAAATTCTggaaaaggttttcaaattccAGGAACCATCCCTCTCAGAAGCTCTCAAAGTTTTTATTGAGGCTG TTGTTCATGAGAGTGTAAGCCTTGTTGTGTCAAGACAAGTGTTAACAGAGCTTTGCAGCTACATTCCAAACATGGAATCAATGTCAGCAAAGAATGTATCACACTTTATACTGGACAAATTGCAACCAAGGGCTATCTCATTTGAGGAACAG GTTGCAACCATACGAAAACACTTAGCTAAAATGTATGAAGATTGCCAGCAATGGAGAGAAGCTGCAAGGGTTTTAACAGGGATTCCATTGGAGACAGGACAAAG ACAATACTCAGTGGATTACAAACTAGAAACCTACTTAAAGATTGCTCAGCTTTACCTGGAGGATGAGGACCCAGTGCAAGCTGAAGCATACATCAACAGAGCCTCGCTCCTCCAAACAGACACCAAAACTGAAAGGCTTCAGATACTTTACAAG GTTTGCTATGCTCGAGTCCTGGATTACAGACGCAAGTTTATTGAAGCTGCACAACGTTACATTGACCTGTCCTATAGAACTGCAATACACGAAGAAGAAAGAATGACTGCATTAAAGCATGCTTTAATTTGCACAATGCTTGCTTCAGCTG GTCAACAAAGATCAAGGATGCTGGCCAACTTGTTTAAAGATGAACGATGTCAGCATTTACCTGCATATGGAATCTTAGAAAAGAT GTATTTAGACAGGATTATTCGTGGGCCGGAGCTGCTAGAATTTGCCAATATGTTGATGCCACACCAGAAAGCAACAACTGCAGATG GCTCAAGCATCCTTGACAGAGCAGTGATCGAGCATAACCTGTTGTCAGCCAGTAAACTATACAACAATATTACCTTTGAAGAACTGGGAGCGCTGTTAGAAATACCACCGCAGAAG GCCGAAAGAATCGCTTCACAGATGATCTCCGAAGGACGCATGTCTGGCTCAATTGACCAGATCGATGGTGTTGTTCATTTTGAAA CTCAAGAGATACTTCCTTCATGGGATAAGCAAGTGCAGAATCTTTGCTTCCAAGTTAACAACGTGATCGAAAAAATCGAAACTTATGCGCCGGAATGGGTTGCGAAATACACCGAATCACAGATGTCTAGTTAA
- the LOC136915664 gene encoding mitochondrial carrier homolog 2-like: MAAPHDNKGIEEILDNEGTTTGAIILGALMTTATHPLTCVRVLMQVGHEPIAPTPSRTLFGTKVLRLPSFFQYANHIKKVEGWTGLYRGLLPRVYSSMVGTFLNSTILQTVSKQKTPLMKISVQENKTSQEELVEFTKETCVQAAGKVTALVISHPLYVVSIRMMVQFVGKETIYSGLRASFKEIYENEGIAGFFSGIIPRILGEVLSLVFFRGACFLVSRYAVDSEVSRRKEVQIYTNGLFQYVAGVVTYPFVLVTHMMIVNYVGLAAGEVPAMPAFSGWTDCFSYLRKTGNLWRGSSMFRRTVSGH, encoded by the exons ATGGCGGCTCCACATGATAATAAAGGCATCGAAGAGATTCTGGATAACGAAGGAACAACAACCGGTGCTATTATATTAGGGGCATTAATGACCACAGCAACACATCCACTAACATGTGTCAGAGTTCTCATGCAG GTTGGTCATGAACCAATTGCTCCAACTCCCTCAAGAACACTTTTTGGTACCAAAGTTTTAAGGCTTCCAAGCTTTTTTCAGTATG CAAACCACATCAAGAAGGTTGAGGGCTGGACGGGACTCTATCGTGGATTGCTTCCA AGAGTCTATTCATCCATGGTTGGAACTTTCTTGAACAGCACAATTTTGCAG ACTGTATCCAAACAGAAGACACCTCTTATGAAGATTTCCGTCCAAGAAAACAAg ACCAGTCAGGAGGAGTTAGTAGAGTTCACTAAAGAG ACGTGTGTCCAGGCAGCAGGTAAAGTGACAGCTCTTGTCATAAGCCATCCACTTTACG TTGTCTCAATAAGAATGATGGTTCAGTTTGTTGGAAAAGAAACAATTTACAG TGGACTTCGTGCATCATTTAAAGAGATTTATGAAAATGAAGGCATTGCAGGGTTTTTTAG TGGTATTATTCCTCGTATCCTTGGCGAAGTCCTTTCCTTGGTATTCTTTCGTGGAGCTTGCTTCTTGGTCAGCAGATATGCTGTGGACAGTGAG GTGAGCAGGAGAAAAGAAGTGCAAATTTATACTAATGGCCTTTTCCAA TATGTTGCTGGAGTTGTTACCTATCCATTTGTTCTTGTGACGCACATGATGATTGTCAACTATGTTGG ACTTGCTGCAGGAGAGGTCCCTGCGATGCCAGCCTTTTCTGGATGGACAGACTGTTTTTCATACCTCAGAAAAACG GGAAATTTGTGGCGTGGTTCAAGCATGTTCCGTCGAACGGTTTCTGGGCATTGA
- the LOC136915665 gene encoding RING finger protein nhl-1-like, with translation MAALSTFGSIGTNHGEFQYPHGIAVSSSGEVAVVDTCNHRIQIFNEDGEFHRAFGSQGIDIGNLNFPDGATFDHEGNLVLADSDNHRLSFHSQDGQVIRILSNEDLRNPWGVCTTSEGNIAVCSGGDKRQIQVFSPEGSLLMSFGDPSSRHRPSYVAHSHDMYFVSYTDGQCVKAFDSQGRSLFSIGEAGFGDSQFNRPRGVAVDQHDQLLVCDGWNNRIQVFTLEGKFLHKFGSRGQGLGQLTFPVDLAIGRDGRIFVSELKGHRVQVFQGLDNLQQA, from the coding sequence ATGGCGGCTTTGAGTACATTTGGTTCCATTGGAACAAATCACGGCGAGTTTCAATATCCGCATGGAATAGCCGTAAGTAGTAGCGGCGAAGTAGCTGTGGTAGATACGTGCAATCACCGTATCCAGATCTTTAATGAGGATGGCGAGTTCCATAGAGCATTTGGGTCCCAAGGAATCGATATTGGAAACTTGAATTTTCCTGATGGTGCCACTTTCGACCATGAAGGCAATTTGGTGTTAGCCGACTCTGATAATCACCGGTTGTCATTTCACTCCCAGGATGGTCAAGTAATTCGAATTTTGAGCAACGAAGACCTGAGAAATCCCTGGGGCGTCTGTACTACAAGTGAGGGTAACATTGCAGTTTGTAGCGGAGGAGACAAACGGCAAATTCAAGTTTTCTCTCCTGAGGGGTCCTTATTGATGAGTTTTGGCGATCCGTCTTCCAGGCATCGGCCTTCCTACGTTGCACATAGTCACGATATGTACTTTGTGTCGTATACGGACGGTCAGTGCGTTAAGGCTTTCGACAGTCAAGGAAGGTCTCTGTTTAGTATCGGCGAAGCTGGTTTCGGCGACAGCCAGTTCAACAGACCTCGTGGGGTTGCTGTGGACCAACACGATCAGTTATTGGTTTGCGATGGGTGGAATAACCGCATACAGGTTTTCACTTTAGAAGGCAAGTTTCTTCATAAGTTTGGCAGCCGTGGTCAAGGTTTAGGACAGTTAACGTTTCCTGTGGACCTTGCTATCGGCCGAGATGGACGTATCTTTGTTAGCGAGCTTAAGGGTCATCGCGTCCAGGTTTTTCAAGGGTTAGATAACCTCCAACAAGCTTAG